In Molothrus ater isolate BHLD 08-10-18 breed brown headed cowbird chromosome 21, BPBGC_Mater_1.1, whole genome shotgun sequence, a single genomic region encodes these proteins:
- the TMEM248 gene encoding transmembrane protein 248, which translates to MFYINLLENLKVYISSRPPLVVFMISVSAMAIAFLTLGYFFKIKEIKSPEMTEDWNTFLLRFNDLDFCISENETLKHLLNDTTTPESTVTSGQARSSTQSPQTLEDSGPINISVTITLTLDPLRPFGGYSRNVTHLSSTIFGHQIGLSGRESHEEINITFTLPAAWNSDECVLHGHCEQVVFSTCMTVTAASNVFPVTVQPPHCVPETYSNATLWYKIFTTARDSNTKYAQDYNPFWCYKGAIGKVYHALNPKLTVIVPDDDRSLINLHLMHTSYFLFVMVITMFCYAVIKGRPSKLRQSNTEFCSEKVALSEA; encoded by the exons ATGTTCTACATAAACCTGTTGGAGAACCTGAAGGTTTACATCAGCAGCCGCCCTCCGCTCGTGGTCTTTATGATCAGCGTGAGCGCCATGGCCATCGCCTTCCTGACTCTGGGCTACTTCTTCAAGATCAAGGAGATCAAATCCCCAGAAATGACAGAG GACTGGAATACTTTCCTGCTGAGGTTTAATGATTTGGACTTCTGTATATCTGAGAATGAAACCTTGAAGCACCTCCTGAACGACACCACAACTCCAGAGAGCACCGTGACCAGCGGGCAGGCCAGGTCTTCCACGCAGTCCCCACAGACCCTCGAGGACTCTGGTCCCATCAACATCTCTGTCACCATCACGCTGACCCTGGACCCTCTGAGACCTTTTGGGGGATACTCTCGCAATGTCACACACCTCAGCTCCACCATTTTTGGGCACCAGATTGGACTTTCAG GCAGAGAATCCCACGAGGAGATAAACATCACCTTCACCCTGCCAGCTGCCTGGAACTCTGACGAGTGTGTCCTGCACGGCCACTGCGAGCAGGTGGTGTTCAGCACCTGCATGACTGTGACAGCAGCCAGCAACGTGTTCCCAGTCACAGT TCAGCCACCACATTGTGTTCCTGAAACCTACAGCAATGCCACTCTGTGGTACAAGATCTTCACCACAGCCAGGGACTCGAACACAAAATATGCCCAGGATTACAACCCCTTCTGGTGTTACAAGGGAGCAATTGGCAAAGTCTACCATGCTTTAAACCCCAAACTAACTGTCATAGTTCCAGAT GATGATCGCTCTCTAATAAACCTGCACCTCATGCACACCAGTTACTTCCTCTTTGTGATGGTGATCACAATGTTCTGCTATGCAGTCATTAAAGGCAGACCAAGCAAACTGAGGCAAAGCAACACAGAATTCTGCTCTGAAAAG gttGCTTTGTCAGAAGCATAA